In the Mya arenaria isolate MELC-2E11 chromosome 11, ASM2691426v1 genome, one interval contains:
- the LOC128207603 gene encoding FAU ubiquitin-like and ribosomal protein S30: MREFNFLFPCVFPNCTSTCCKMQLFIRGTETHVVEVTGTETVHDVKALIAEKEGYSLEDQVVLLGGKPLGPGLLTDLCEDMSTLEVNLRLLGGKVHGSLARAGKVKGQTPKVDKQEKKKKKTGRAKRRMQYNRRYVNVVQGFGRRKGPNANS, from the exons ATGCGCGAATTTAACTTCCTTTTCCCCTGTGTTTTTCCGAATTGCACAAGCACGT GTTGCAAGATGCAGTTGTTTATTCGTGGAACAGAGACCCATGTGGTCGAAGTCACAGGGACAGAGACAGTCCATGATGTCAAG gCTTTGATTGCTGAGAAGGAGGGTTACAGCCTGGAAGACCAGGTTGTGTTGCTGGGAGGCAAGCCCCTTGGTCCCGGTCTCCTCACAGACCTCTGCGAGGATATGTCAACACTCGAGGTCAACCTTAGACTGCTCGGAG GTAAGGTCCACGGATCCCTGGCTCGTGCCGGTAAGGTGAAGGGACAGACCCCAAAG GTCGATAAACAagagaagaaaaagaagaagactGGCCGTGCCAAGAGGCGCATGCAGTACAACCGACGTTACGTGAATGTAGTCCAGGGATTCGGCCGCAGGAAGGGACCTAACGCAAACTCCTAA